A section of the Arcobacter roscoffensis genome encodes:
- a CDS encoding Na+/H+ antiporter NhaC family protein gives MTSFFKTFILVAILPIALLADTKDNSVAFGAMTLLPPLVAILLAFVTRNVIFSLFMGIFTGTFMVNITGANIFATFFNALVDMSSKMVGSLADSWNAGIVLQVLTIGGMIAVITKMGGPRAIAIKLAARAKTPATAQLYTWVMGFFIFFDDYANSLVVGPIMRPVTDKLKVAREKLAFIIDSTAAPIAGLALISTWVGYELSLIKDAYVAIGQPEVNAFAVFVETLPYRFYNILMLAFVFFTAFTLRDFGPMYEASKRAYEKGELTNPKTDSTLMNQENSFMMPKEGVTYSIFNAIIPIAVLIVVSIVGFYVNGVSGLEGEALKIVEAAPYSFAAIREAFGAADASIVIFEAALLASLVAIGMGLQQKIFSLHEAIETWVYGVKALVITAVILILAWSLSSVMKELGTAQYLVTLLSDSTPQFILPTVIFILGSIISFSTGTSYGTMGILMPLTIPLANAVGIHTGLEGNELHSYIVLNVGAVLTGAIFGDHCSPISDTSILSSMASSCNHMDHIATQLPYALFVGSVAIICGYIPAAFGVPVYYLLPLGLLVVFLVIRFYGKPYITK, from the coding sequence TTGACTAGTTTTTTTAAAACTTTTATACTAGTAGCTATTCTTCCTATAGCCTTACTAGCTGACACAAAAGATAATTCTGTTGCATTTGGAGCTATGACCTTACTTCCTCCTTTAGTTGCTATATTATTAGCATTTGTAACAAGAAATGTAATCTTTTCTTTATTTATGGGTATATTTACCGGAACTTTTATGGTAAATATTACAGGAGCGAATATTTTCGCAACTTTCTTTAACGCTTTAGTTGATATGTCATCAAAAATGGTTGGTTCACTTGCTGATTCATGGAATGCAGGTATTGTTCTTCAAGTTCTAACAATTGGTGGTATGATTGCAGTTATTACAAAAATGGGTGGTCCTAGAGCTATTGCTATTAAGCTTGCTGCACGTGCTAAAACTCCTGCTACTGCTCAACTATATACTTGGGTGATGGGATTTTTCATCTTCTTTGATGACTATGCAAACTCACTTGTTGTAGGTCCTATTATGAGACCTGTTACAGATAAGCTAAAAGTTGCTAGAGAAAAACTAGCATTTATTATTGACTCAACAGCTGCTCCTATTGCTGGACTTGCACTTATTTCTACTTGGGTTGGATATGAATTATCACTTATTAAAGATGCCTATGTTGCTATAGGTCAGCCTGAGGTAAATGCTTTTGCTGTTTTTGTTGAGACTCTTCCTTATAGATTTTATAATATTTTAATGCTTGCCTTTGTTTTCTTCACAGCTTTTACACTTAGAGATTTTGGTCCTATGTATGAAGCTTCAAAAAGAGCTTACGAAAAAGGTGAATTAACAAACCCTAAAACAGACAGTACTTTAATGAACCAAGAAAACTCTTTTATGATGCCAAAAGAGGGTGTTACTTATTCGATTTTTAATGCAATTATTCCTATTGCTGTACTTATTGTAGTTTCTATTGTAGGATTTTATGTAAATGGTGTTTCAGGACTTGAAGGTGAAGCTTTAAAGATTGTAGAAGCTGCTCCTTATTCATTTGCTGCTATTAGAGAGGCTTTTGGTGCTGCTGATGCTTCTATAGTTATTTTTGAGGCTGCATTATTAGCTTCACTTGTTGCTATTGGTATGGGTTTACAACAAAAGATTTTCTCACTGCATGAAGCAATTGAGACTTGGGTATATGGTGTAAAAGCTTTAGTTATTACAGCTGTTATTTTAATCCTTGCTTGGTCTTTATCTTCTGTGATGAAAGAGCTAGGAACTGCACAGTATCTTGTAACACTTTTATCAGATAGTACACCTCAATTTATTTTACCAACTGTGATTTTTATACTTGGTTCTATTATATCTTTCTCAACAGGAACATCTTATGGAACAATGGGAATTTTGATGCCTTTAACAATTCCTTTAGCAAATGCTGTTGGAATTCATACAGGTTTAGAAGGAAATGAACTTCATAGTTATATAGTATTAAATGTTGGAGCTGTATTAACGGGAGCTATTTTTGGAGATCACTGTTCTCCTATATCTGATACATCTATTTTATCATCGATGGCTTCATCTTGTAATCATATGGATCACATCGCTACGCAGTTACCTTATGCTTTATTTGTAGGTTCTGTTGCTATTATATGTGGATATATTCCAGCTGCATTTGGAGTGCCTGTATACTATTTACTGCCTCTTGGATTACTTGTAGTGTTCTTAGTGATAAGATTTTATGGGAAACCTTATATAACAAAATAA